Proteins from a genomic interval of Leishmania braziliensis MHOM/BR/75/M2904 complete genome, chromosome 24:
- a CDS encoding putative 40S ribosomal protein S8 has product MGIVRSRLHKRKITGGKTKIHRKRMKAELGRLPANTRLGARRVSPVRARGGNFKIRALRLDTGNFAWGSEAIAQRVRILDVVYNATSNELVRTKTLVKNCIVSVDAAPFKRWYAKHYGIDLDAGKKSAKTAAAAEKKGKKSAHAAAEKYDVNKASPKLQREWTRRRSSHKVEKAIADQLREGRVLARMTSRPGQSGRADGILLEGAELQFYLKRLEKKK; this is encoded by the coding sequence ATGGGTATCGTTCGCAGCCGCCTGCATAAGCGCAAGATCACCGGTGGAAAGACCAAGATCCACCGGAAGCGCATGAAGGCCGAGCTGGGTCGCCTTCCCGCCAACACCCGTCTTGGCGCCCGCCGCGTGAGCCCTGTGCGTGCTCGTGGTGGCAACTTCAAGATCCGCGCCCTGCGCCTGGACACCGGCAACTTCGCCTGGGGCTCCGAGGCCATCGCGCAGCGCGTTCGTATCCTCGACGTCGTGTACAACGCCACCTCGAACGAGCTGGTGCGCACGAAGACGCTGGTGAAGAACTGCATCGTCTCCGTGGACGCCGCGCCGTTCAAGCGCTGGTACGCCAAGCATTACGGCATCGACTTGGATGcggggaagaagagcgccaagaccgccgccgccgctgagaAGAAAGGCAAGAAGTCTGCccatgccgctgctgaaaAGTACGACGTGAACAAGGCTTCGCCcaagctgcagcgcgagtggacgcgccgccgcagcagccacaagGTCGAGAAGGCGATCGCTGATCAGCTGCGCGAGGGTCGTGTGCTTGCACGCATGACGAGCCGCCCGGGTCAGTCCGGTCGTGCCGACGGTATCCTACTGGAAGGTGCGGAGCTTCAGTTCTACCTGAAGCGtctggagaagaagaagtga